Proteins from a genomic interval of bacterium:
- a CDS encoding transposase, which translates to MEKRNRRSFSKEYKAEVVALVRKGGKSIGAVASDLDLSETAIRRWVGQAEI; encoded by the coding sequence ATGGAAAAGCGGAACCGACGATCGTTCTCGAAGGAGTACAAGGCAGAAGTCGTGGCGCTGGTGCGCAAGGGCGGCAAGAGCATCGGTGCGGTGGCGAGTGATCTGGATCTCTCAGAAACGGCGATTCGCCGTTGGGTCGGCCAGGCCGAGATTGA